The DNA window CTGGAGCGGCGCCGTGTCCCCCACGCGGAGCTCGAGCAGCTCGGCCTCCCAGTCGTACGGGTTGCGGATGGTGCGGTCCCGCGAGCGGATGATCACGTCCCCTTCGCGCAGCCCGGCCTCGGCGGCCGGGCTGCCCGGCACGATGCGCTCGATGGTCGCGCCGGCGGTGAGCGACCCGCGGCCGGCGCTCGCGCCGGTCTGCACGACCTTTACGCCGATCCACGGACGGCGGACACTGCCGTGCGCGAGCAGGTCCTCCGCCACGCGACGCGCGCGATCGATCGGGATCGCGAACCCGAGCCCGATCGAACCGCCGCTCGGCGTGTAGATCGACGAGTTCACGCCCACCACCTCGCCGGTCGCTGCGATGAGCGGCCCACCCGAGTTGCCGGGGTTGATCGAGGCGTCGGTCTGGATCATGTCCACATAGACGCCCGGTCCGTCACCGCGGCCCGTGAGGTTGCGTCCCACTCCGCTCACCACACCCGCCGTTACGCTCGGCTCCGAGTTGCCGAGCAGGAAGCCGTAGGGGTTGCCGATCGCGATGACCCATTCGCCGATGAGCAGGCCGCGCGAGGTCCCCAGTGGCGCCGTGGGGAGGTCCGCCGCGTCGATCTTCAGCACGGCGAGGTCGTTGAGTTCGTCCTCGCCGATGACCGTCGCCGGGTAGGTGGTACCGTCGCGCAGCGCGACCTGCACGCGGCTCGCGCCGCTGATCACGTGCGCGTTCGTGACGATCACGCCGTCCGCCCGCACGATGAAGCCGGACCCGATGCCTGAGGCGACCTCCTGACCGGAGCGCGAGCCGAAGAACAGGTCGAACGGTGAGGCGGAGGTGCGCTGCAGGCGCTCGGTCTGCACCGTGACGACGGCGGGCGAGACCCGCGCCACCGCCTCGGTGATCGCCGTCCGGCGGGATC is part of the Gemmatimonadota bacterium genome and encodes:
- a CDS encoding trypsin-like peptidase domain-containing protein, yielding MSRLVRHLGPVLFLALAACEGANPSLSDAQTTKRPPAGAPSTQLPAPDPSPQAIAGSRRTAITEAVARVSPAVVTVQTERLQRTSASPFDLFFGSRSGQEVASGIGSGFIVRADGVIVTNAHVISGASRVQVALRDGTTYPATVIGEDELNDLAVLKIDAADLPTAPLGTSRGLLIGEWVIAIGNPYGFLLGNSEPSVTAGVVSGVGRNLTGRGDGPGVYVDMIQTDASINPGNSGGPLIAATGEVVGVNSSIYTPSGGSIGLGFAIPIDRARRVAEDLLAHGSVRRPWIGVKVVQTGASAGRGSLTAGATIERIVPGSPAAEAGLREGDVIIRSRDRTIRNPYDWEAELLELRVGDTAPLQVRRGSREQSVSVRVKDLPEVGAEKVAVLRELELVSLTAAIRAERGVRSAQGAVVYQVTERVQQALGLQPGDVIIQINRTPVTDAQQAARVLEYYSGRGPIRMFFERAGTVYSTDFRIS